Proteins found in one Planctomycetes bacterium MalM25 genomic segment:
- a CDS encoding MORN repeat variant produces the protein MSSRRLRLLSVGLAMSVGLLAALPARSQEGSAAPKRESAKIEAYTGPPIYLPTGDAPPAPAQVQSKVVTENFPNTETVRFERRVVKYSDNSIVSDGSHKEYYSSGQLYVSGEYSVGKAIGKWTYYHPSGKVAKEVTFKDGKPDGPVVVNSPEGKPIARREYAEGRRAGTWESFTPDGEQKLREERYAEGKANGEFKVWYTNGQLRQQINFVDGKREGLATEWSRVGDKRAEVNYRDGKKDGVATIYGRDGKVVKQTYEAGRLVSREG, from the coding sequence ATGTCGAGCCGTCGTTTGCGTCTGTTGTCCGTTGGTTTGGCGATGTCGGTCGGGCTGCTGGCGGCCCTCCCGGCCCGCTCCCAAGAGGGGTCCGCCGCCCCCAAGCGGGAGTCGGCCAAGATCGAGGCCTACACCGGCCCGCCGATCTACCTGCCGACCGGCGACGCCCCGCCCGCCCCCGCGCAGGTGCAATCGAAGGTCGTCACGGAGAACTTCCCGAACACCGAGACCGTTCGTTTCGAGCGGCGGGTCGTCAAGTACTCGGACAACTCGATTGTCAGCGACGGTTCCCACAAGGAGTACTACTCCAGCGGCCAGCTGTACGTCTCGGGCGAGTACTCGGTCGGCAAGGCGATCGGCAAGTGGACCTACTACCACCCCAGCGGGAAGGTCGCCAAGGAGGTGACCTTCAAGGATGGCAAGCCGGACGGGCCGGTCGTGGTGAACTCGCCCGAGGGCAAGCCGATCGCGCGTCGCGAGTACGCCGAGGGTCGCCGCGCCGGCACGTGGGAGAGCTTCACCCCCGACGGCGAGCAGAAGCTCCGTGAGGAGCGGTACGCCGAAGGCAAGGCCAACGGCGAGTTCAAGGTTTGGTACACGAACGGGCAGCTCCGCCAGCAGATCAACTTCGTCGACGGCAAGCGAGAGGGCCTGGCGACCGAGTGGAGCCGGGTCGGCGACAAGCGTGCGGAGGTCAACTACCGCGACGGCAAGAAGGACGGCGTCGCGACGATCTACGGGCGCGACGGCAAGGTCGTCAAGCAGACCTACGAGGCGGGCCGGCTCGTGTCGCGCGAGGGCTGA
- the leuS gene encoding Leucine--tRNA ligase, whose translation MPRYNPAVIEPKWQSFWDEHKTFAAPRLPADGSKKLYALDMFPYPSGDGLHVGHPEGYTATDIVCRAKRMQGVSVVHPMGFDAFGLPAEEHAIKTGEHPRVQTEKNIDTFRRQLKMLGFSYDWDREIATTDVPYVRWTQWIFLQLFDTWFDKEQQKGRPIRDLPIPAEVEAAGADAIRKYQDERRLAFQSHAPVNWCPALGTVLANEEVIDGKSERGGHPVERRPLRQWMLRITDYADRLSAGLDALDWPEGVKALQRNWIGRSTGAEVDFRLKGAQPPAEAGRFTEKPADGVLRVYTTRPDTLFGATYMVVAPEHPYVERLTTPEQADAVKAYVEAASFKSDLDRTELAKEKTGVFTGSYAINPAGGEEIPVWIADYVLISYGTGAIMAVPAHDERDFEFAQQFGIPIRAVVDPGDQVSAEERAQVLAGEQVSAEHGVAINSGEFDGTPTAEFKQKITAWLAERGVGAEAVNYKLRDWLFSRQRFWGEPFPIAHELDDAGEPTGFVRAVPESDLPVDLPHLEDFKPHGRPEPPLDKAPEEWLYPTLLDENGDGVKCKRETNTMPQWAGSCWYYLRFLDPNNTEAPIDPEIERAWMPVDLYIGGAEHAVLHLLYSRFWHMVLHDRGVVSTPEPFGKLVNQGMILGENGEKMSKSRGNVVNPDDVVEHYGADALRLYEMFMGPLPDSKPWNMDGVAGVANFLGRVWRLILDEKAEEPVLHELVSDVEPTADQLRVLHATIKAVTEDIDRLSFNTAIARMMEFVNFFNKEKTRPRACLEPLVLLLSPFAPHLGEELWSLLGHSDSLAYEPWPEFDEAHLKQDTIELPVQIKGKVRSKIQVPADADQAAILAAAKADPKIAEQIAGKEMIKEIVVPGRLVNLVVKG comes from the coding sequence ATGCCCCGCTACAATCCCGCTGTTATCGAGCCGAAGTGGCAGTCCTTCTGGGACGAGCACAAGACCTTCGCCGCCCCGCGGCTGCCGGCGGACGGCTCGAAGAAGCTCTACGCGCTCGACATGTTCCCTTACCCGTCGGGCGATGGGCTGCACGTCGGGCACCCGGAGGGGTACACCGCCACGGACATCGTCTGCCGGGCGAAGCGGATGCAGGGCGTGTCGGTGGTGCACCCGATGGGCTTCGACGCCTTCGGCCTGCCAGCGGAGGAGCATGCGATCAAGACGGGCGAGCACCCGCGCGTGCAGACCGAGAAGAACATCGACACGTTCCGCCGGCAGCTGAAGATGCTCGGCTTCAGCTACGACTGGGACCGCGAGATCGCGACGACCGACGTCCCCTACGTCCGCTGGACGCAGTGGATCTTCTTGCAGCTCTTTGACACCTGGTTTGATAAGGAGCAGCAGAAGGGTCGGCCGATCCGGGATCTGCCGATCCCGGCTGAGGTGGAAGCGGCTGGGGCCGACGCCATTCGGAAGTATCAGGATGAGCGCCGCCTCGCTTTCCAGAGCCATGCGCCGGTGAACTGGTGCCCGGCGCTCGGGACCGTGCTGGCCAATGAAGAGGTCATCGACGGCAAGAGTGAGCGTGGCGGGCACCCGGTCGAACGCCGGCCGCTAAGGCAGTGGATGCTGCGGATCACCGATTACGCCGACCGCTTGTCCGCGGGCCTCGACGCGCTCGACTGGCCCGAGGGCGTGAAGGCGCTGCAGCGCAACTGGATCGGCCGGAGCACCGGCGCCGAAGTCGACTTCCGCTTGAAAGGCGCCCAGCCGCCGGCGGAAGCGGGCCGATTCACCGAGAAACCGGCCGACGGTGTCCTCCGCGTTTACACAACCCGCCCCGACACGCTCTTCGGCGCGACCTACATGGTCGTCGCCCCGGAGCACCCGTACGTCGAGCGCCTGACCACGCCCGAGCAGGCGGACGCGGTGAAGGCGTACGTCGAGGCGGCTTCGTTCAAGAGCGACTTGGACCGGACCGAGCTGGCGAAGGAGAAGACGGGCGTCTTCACTGGCTCGTACGCGATCAACCCGGCGGGCGGCGAGGAGATCCCCGTCTGGATCGCCGACTACGTGCTGATCAGCTACGGCACGGGCGCCATCATGGCCGTCCCCGCGCACGACGAGCGCGACTTCGAGTTCGCCCAGCAGTTCGGCATCCCGATCCGGGCGGTCGTCGATCCGGGCGACCAGGTCTCCGCAGAGGAACGCGCGCAGGTGCTCGCCGGCGAGCAGGTCTCGGCGGAGCACGGTGTCGCGATCAACTCGGGCGAGTTCGACGGCACGCCGACGGCCGAGTTCAAGCAGAAGATCACCGCGTGGCTCGCGGAGCGGGGCGTCGGCGCCGAAGCGGTCAACTACAAGCTCCGCGATTGGCTGTTCAGCCGGCAGCGGTTCTGGGGCGAGCCGTTCCCGATCGCGCACGAGCTGGACGACGCGGGCGAGCCGACCGGCTTCGTCCGCGCCGTGCCCGAGAGCGACCTGCCGGTCGATCTGCCCCACCTGGAGGACTTCAAGCCGCACGGCCGCCCCGAGCCGCCGCTCGACAAGGCGCCCGAGGAGTGGCTGTACCCCACCCTTCTCGATGAAAACGGCGACGGCGTGAAGTGCAAGCGCGAGACCAACACCATGCCGCAGTGGGCGGGCAGCTGCTGGTACTACCTGCGGTTCCTCGACCCGAACAATACCGAAGCGCCGATCGATCCGGAGATCGAGCGGGCGTGGATGCCGGTCGACCTCTACATCGGCGGCGCCGAGCACGCCGTGCTGCACCTCCTGTACTCGCGGTTCTGGCACATGGTGCTGCACGACCGGGGCGTGGTGAGCACCCCCGAGCCGTTCGGCAAGCTGGTCAACCAGGGGATGATCCTCGGCGAGAACGGCGAGAAGATGTCCAAGAGCCGCGGCAACGTGGTCAACCCGGACGACGTGGTCGAGCACTACGGCGCCGACGCCCTTAGGCTCTACGAGATGTTCATGGGGCCGCTGCCCGACAGCAAGCCGTGGAACATGGACGGCGTCGCGGGCGTGGCGAACTTCTTGGGGCGTGTCTGGCGGCTGATCCTCGACGAGAAGGCCGAGGAGCCGGTCCTCCACGAGCTGGTCTCCGACGTCGAGCCGACCGCCGACCAGCTCCGTGTGCTGCACGCCACGATCAAGGCGGTCACGGAGGACATCGACCGACTGAGCTTCAACACGGCGATCGCGCGGATGATGGAGTTCGTCAACTTCTTCAACAAGGAGAAGACCCGCCCACGGGCCTGCCTCGAGCCGCTGGTGCTGCTGCTGTCCCCCTTCGCGCCGCACCTGGGCGAGGAGCTGTGGTCGCTGCTCGGTCACTCCGATTCGCTCGCCTACGAGCCGTGGCCCGAGTTCGACGAGGCCCACCTGAAGCAGGACACGATCGAGCTGCCCGTGCAGATCAAGGGGAAGGTCCGCTCGAAGATCCAGGTCCCCGCCGACGCCGACCAGGCGGCGATCCTCGCCGCCGCGAAGGCCGACCCGAAGATCGCGGAGCAGATCGCCGGCAAGGAGATGATCAAGGAGATCGTCGTGCCGGGGCGGCTGGTGAACCTGGTGGTGAAGGGCTGA
- the ftsH gene encoding ATP-dependent zinc metalloprotease FtsH yields the protein MVLALGFLFAQAFTQVADIDYGFFWRQVEQGNVAKVEVSGQTLLGEFKSPPLPPTKEGEEPSTDPLPKRFAVVLPPEGLDDTLKAKLVELNAGPSYTLPFNLDALLTLLWLALMIGMAYFMWTFIRRTRDQMVGGGMLGGVTKSPARRYEVEEGEEKTFEDVAGLKGVKKDLQEIVDFLKEPERFQRLGARVPKGVLLNGPPGTGKTLLAKAIAGEAGVPFYSINGSEFIQLFVGVGASRVRDMFKTAKATAPCILFIDEIDAVGRQRGAGLGGGHDEREQTLNQILSEMDGFTPTETVIVIAATNRPDVLDPALLRPGRFDRHITVDRPSIEGREQLLEVHTRGVPIADDVDFVKLARATVGMTGADIMNLVNEAALWATRHDKRFVDNDDFEYARDKLLMGDTREDVLTEKEKQVTAFHEAGHAILGWLIPSGARVHKVTIIPRGRALGVTQYVPTEDRHNMSESEMRARLAMTLAGRSAEELVFSELSAGAENDLKQATSLARKMVAHWGMSDRIGPVAYHAGHDDPFLGREIVQETRPYSDHTARVIDEEVTRTLTEAAELAQRVLGENRQKLEALAMALLEREEVDEDELTELIGPAVEPADSPLGPPDPAYLDPAALAEALRENAERDSQDDPA from the coding sequence ATGGTGCTGGCGCTCGGTTTCCTGTTCGCTCAGGCGTTCACGCAGGTCGCCGACATCGATTACGGCTTCTTCTGGCGGCAGGTCGAGCAGGGCAACGTCGCGAAGGTCGAGGTCTCCGGCCAGACGCTGCTGGGCGAGTTCAAGTCGCCGCCGCTGCCGCCCACCAAGGAGGGGGAGGAGCCGAGCACCGACCCGCTGCCCAAACGGTTCGCGGTCGTGCTGCCCCCGGAGGGGCTGGACGACACGCTGAAGGCGAAGCTGGTCGAGCTGAACGCGGGGCCGAGCTACACGCTGCCGTTCAACCTGGACGCGCTGCTCACGCTCTTGTGGCTGGCGCTGATGATCGGCATGGCCTATTTCATGTGGACCTTCATCCGCCGCACCCGCGACCAGATGGTCGGCGGGGGGATGCTGGGCGGGGTCACCAAGAGCCCGGCCCGCCGGTACGAGGTCGAGGAGGGCGAGGAGAAGACCTTCGAGGACGTCGCCGGACTGAAGGGCGTGAAGAAGGACCTGCAGGAGATCGTCGATTTCCTGAAGGAGCCTGAAAGGTTCCAACGCCTTGGCGCGCGGGTCCCCAAGGGCGTGCTGCTCAACGGTCCCCCCGGCACGGGCAAGACGCTCCTCGCCAAGGCGATCGCCGGCGAGGCGGGCGTGCCGTTCTATTCGATCAACGGCTCGGAGTTCATCCAGCTGTTCGTGGGTGTCGGCGCCAGCCGGGTCCGCGACATGTTCAAGACCGCCAAGGCGACCGCGCCCTGCATTTTGTTCATTGACGAGATCGACGCCGTCGGGCGTCAGCGGGGCGCCGGCCTGGGCGGCGGGCACGACGAGCGCGAGCAGACGCTCAACCAGATCCTCAGCGAGATGGACGGCTTCACGCCGACCGAGACCGTCATCGTCATCGCCGCCACGAACCGGCCCGACGTGCTCGACCCGGCTCTGCTGCGCCCGGGCCGCTTCGACCGCCACATCACGGTCGATCGCCCCTCGATCGAAGGCCGCGAGCAGCTGCTGGAGGTCCACACCCGCGGCGTGCCGATCGCCGACGACGTCGACTTCGTCAAACTGGCCCGCGCCACGGTCGGCATGACGGGCGCCGACATCATGAACCTGGTCAACGAAGCCGCCCTGTGGGCGACGCGGCACGACAAGCGGTTCGTCGACAACGACGACTTCGAGTACGCACGCGACAAGCTGCTGATGGGCGACACCCGCGAGGACGTGCTGACCGAGAAGGAGAAGCAGGTCACCGCGTTCCACGAAGCGGGGCACGCGATCCTCGGCTGGCTCATCCCCAGTGGCGCCCGCGTCCACAAGGTGACGATCATCCCCCGCGGACGCGCCCTCGGCGTGACGCAGTACGTGCCGACCGAAGACCGGCACAACATGTCCGAGAGCGAGATGCGCGCCCGTCTCGCGATGACCCTCGCCGGTCGCTCGGCGGAGGAGCTGGTCTTCAGCGAGTTGAGCGCCGGCGCCGAGAACGACCTGAAGCAGGCGACCAGCCTGGCCCGCAAGATGGTCGCCCACTGGGGCATGAGCGACCGGATCGGCCCGGTCGCCTACCACGCGGGGCACGACGACCCCTTCCTCGGACGCGAGATCGTTCAGGAGACCCGGCCCTACAGCGACCACACGGCCCGCGTCATCGATGAGGAGGTCACGCGCACCCTCACCGAGGCGGCCGAGCTCGCCCAGCGGGTGCTCGGCGAGAACCGTCAGAAGCTCGAGGCCTTGGCGATGGCCCTGCTGGAGCGTGAGGAGGTCGACGAGGACGAGCTCACCGAGCTGATCGGCCCCGCCGTCGAGCCGGCGGACTCGCCGCTCGGTCCGCCCGACCCGGCGTACCTCGACCCGGCGGCGCTCGCGGAGGCGCTCCGCGAGAACGCCGAACGAGACTCGCAGGACGACCCCGCTTAA
- the glgC_1 gene encoding Glucose-1-phosphate adenylyltransferase — protein sequence MKNVVALILGGGRGTRLMPLTGYRSKPAVPLAGKYRLIDIPISNCINSGISSCYVLTQFLSVSLHQHIRGTYRFDAFSGGFVEILAAQQTIEDDAKRDWYQGTADAVRKNLSYFLESNFDYVLILSGDQLYRMNFERMLDDHLRSNAEVTIATKPVDRKQASGLGLMQADDTGRVTGFVEKPKTKEEQDRAAVDPAWIDARGIPSNGRDCLASMGIYLFNRQTLIDLLQNEEHSDFGKEIFPSAINERRVQIHLFDGYWEDIGTIRSFYESNLELAQASPPFSMSSASSPIYTRPRFLPPTRVDGAEINRTLVADGCVIEPGAKIDNSVIGLRCRIGRDVTIRNTVLMGADFYERTSRVAENDAAGTPRIGIGPGAVIDGAIIDKNCRIGAGARIVNDDGRQDFDADHGVVVRDGVIVVPKNTVLPPDWRLV from the coding sequence ATGAAAAACGTCGTCGCTCTGATCCTGGGTGGTGGTCGCGGGACGCGGCTGATGCCGCTCACCGGGTACCGCTCGAAGCCCGCCGTGCCGCTGGCGGGCAAGTACCGGCTGATCGACATCCCGATCAGCAACTGCATCAACTCGGGGATCAGCAGCTGTTACGTGCTGACCCAGTTCCTCTCGGTGAGCCTGCACCAGCACATCCGCGGCACCTACCGCTTCGACGCGTTCAGCGGCGGCTTCGTCGAGATCCTCGCCGCGCAGCAGACCATCGAGGACGACGCCAAGCGCGACTGGTACCAGGGGACCGCGGACGCGGTCCGCAAGAACCTCAGTTACTTCCTGGAGTCGAACTTCGACTACGTGCTGATCCTCTCGGGGGACCAGTTGTACCGGATGAACTTCGAGCGGATGCTGGACGACCACCTCCGCTCGAACGCCGAGGTCACGATCGCGACCAAGCCGGTCGATCGCAAGCAGGCGAGCGGCCTCGGCCTGATGCAGGCGGACGACACGGGCCGGGTGACCGGTTTCGTCGAGAAGCCCAAGACCAAGGAAGAGCAGGACCGCGCTGCGGTCGATCCGGCCTGGATCGACGCCCGCGGCATCCCCTCGAACGGCCGCGACTGCCTGGCGTCGATGGGCATCTACCTGTTCAACCGGCAGACGCTGATCGACCTGCTGCAGAACGAAGAGCACAGCGATTTCGGCAAGGAGATCTTCCCCTCGGCGATCAACGAGCGGCGCGTCCAGATCCACCTGTTCGACGGCTACTGGGAGGACATCGGGACGATCCGCTCGTTCTACGAGTCGAACCTCGAGCTGGCGCAGGCCAGCCCGCCGTTCTCGATGTCGTCGGCCAGCTCGCCGATCTACACCCGCCCCCGCTTCCTGCCGCCCACCCGGGTCGACGGCGCCGAGATCAACCGCACCCTGGTGGCGGACGGGTGCGTGATCGAGCCGGGGGCGAAGATCGACAACAGCGTGATCGGCCTCCGCTGCCGCATCGGTCGCGACGTCACGATCCGCAACACGGTGCTGATGGGAGCCGACTTCTACGAGAGGACCTCCCGCGTGGCCGAGAACGACGCCGCCGGCACGCCGCGGATCGGCATCGGGCCGGGGGCGGTGATCGACGGCGCCATCATCGATAAAAACTGCCGGATCGGCGCCGGCGCCCGCATCGTCAACGACGACGGCCGCCAGGATTTCGACGCCGACCATGGCGTCGTGGTCCGCGACGGGGTGATCGTCGTGCCGAAGAACACGGTTCTGCCGCCCGATTGGCGGCTGGTCTGA